A region of Prochlorothrix hollandica PCC 9006 = CALU 1027 DNA encodes the following proteins:
- the trmFO gene encoding FADH(2)-oxidizing methylenetetrahydrofolate--tRNA-(uracil(54)-C(5))-methyltransferase TrmFO, translating into MTDFSSSIAPVTVIGAGLAGTEAAWQIAQAGVDVILYEMRPQRLSPAHHTDQVAELVCSNSFGAMASNRAAGLLHQELRQLNSLIIGSADRHAVPAGGALAVDRGTFSQDLTQRLSQHPRIDFRREEVPQLPRDGITVLATGPLTSAALGEDLQRFTGQDYCSFFDAASPIVVGDSINREVAFLASRYDRGEAAYLNCPFDRDQYLHFWTALTSAEQAELKDFDRETAQFFEGCLPLEEQARRGEDTMRYGPLKPVGLFDARLGDFKDPVNKAKRPYAVAQLRQEDKAGQLWNLVGFQTNLRWGEQKRVFRLIPGLENAEFVRMGVMHRNTFINAPTLLNPSLQFHKQPTLLACGQLIGTEGYTAATAGGWLAGTNAARLALGLAPVTLPPTLMSGALFQFISSASPKHFQPMPPNFGILPPLPQRIRNKQDRYGAYRDRALDDLATWQRQIQGVAQGVTQA; encoded by the coding sequence ATGACTGACTTTTCCTCCTCGATCGCCCCTGTTACTGTCATTGGTGCGGGCCTTGCTGGTACCGAAGCGGCTTGGCAAATTGCCCAAGCGGGGGTGGACGTGATCCTCTACGAAATGCGGCCCCAACGCCTCAGCCCCGCCCACCACACCGATCAAGTGGCAGAACTGGTGTGCAGCAACTCCTTCGGAGCCATGGCCAGCAACCGGGCAGCGGGACTATTGCACCAGGAACTGCGGCAGTTGAATTCCCTGATCATTGGCAGCGCCGATCGCCATGCGGTGCCCGCCGGAGGTGCCTTAGCCGTCGATCGCGGCACCTTTAGCCAAGACCTGACCCAACGCCTGAGCCAACACCCCCGCATTGACTTCCGCCGGGAAGAAGTGCCCCAGTTGCCCAGGGATGGCATTACGGTGCTGGCCACCGGTCCCCTCACCAGTGCCGCCCTAGGGGAAGATCTGCAACGGTTCACCGGCCAGGACTATTGCAGCTTCTTTGATGCCGCTAGCCCCATTGTGGTGGGGGACAGCATCAACCGAGAAGTGGCCTTTTTGGCTTCCCGGTACGATCGGGGCGAAGCCGCCTATCTCAACTGCCCCTTCGATCGGGATCAATACCTCCACTTTTGGACCGCCTTAACCAGCGCCGAACAAGCGGAACTGAAGGACTTTGACCGGGAAACCGCTCAATTTTTTGAGGGCTGCTTACCCCTGGAAGAACAGGCACGGCGGGGGGAAGATACGATGCGCTATGGTCCCCTCAAACCGGTGGGTCTGTTTGATGCTCGCCTAGGGGACTTCAAGGATCCCGTTAACAAAGCCAAACGGCCCTATGCCGTGGCCCAACTGCGCCAAGAGGACAAGGCGGGGCAACTGTGGAACCTGGTGGGATTTCAGACTAATTTGCGTTGGGGGGAACAAAAGCGCGTCTTTCGGCTGATTCCAGGGTTGGAGAATGCGGAATTTGTACGCATGGGGGTGATGCATCGCAACACCTTTATTAATGCGCCCACCCTGTTGAACCCCAGCCTCCAGTTCCACAAACAGCCCACCCTGCTAGCCTGTGGCCAACTGATCGGCACAGAAGGCTACACTGCCGCCACGGCAGGGGGATGGCTGGCGGGCACCAATGCGGCACGGCTGGCCCTGGGGCTGGCACCGGTGACCCTGCCCCCAACCCTGATGTCCGGTGCCCTGTTCCAGTTCATCAGCAGCGCTTCCCCCAAACATTTCCAACCCATGCCCCCCAATTTCGGCATTCTGCCCCCCCTGCCCCAGCGCATCCGCAACAAGCAGGATCGCTATGGAGCCTACCGCGATCGTGCCCTGGACGATTTGGCCACCTGGCAACGGCAGATCCAGGGGGTTGCCCAGGGGGTCACCCAGGCTTAG
- a CDS encoding tetratricopeptide repeat protein, which produces MADRGTDGENLRLLQEQLAGKEKALILAPPEDKVRIGQQISELRQEIADFKARVLGEGEGRSQEPGTAGAVQSVLGGQGVQVNQPKAPVILGDQNTVNIHYHGIEAPQNLQAGAPFRVSGGGGGLFVGRGEELARLRQLLGQPGLVAIAAAAGLGGVGKTALARQYVGRYRADYPAGIWWLAPGDRVGSLVIEAEILGWGAPPDNLQTDQQRAQWVYQQWLERFPEGSRLVVWDDGQKFKDIRPFLPSDPRFQVLLTTRSKWGDPVRRLDLDTLPRSDAFRLLRTLMGDDDRLRQELPAAKALCAWLGYLPLALELMGRYLAVRPGVTLAKTLERLEQQRLAARALSNVPEEMEYQDTVQAAFELSWQTLTEPERELLGALSLFALAPIPMDLIRGALADWDEEDLEDGLAGLVGRSLVSVQTGSRETPQEGGHGAQEGGHGAQEGGHGGTAPTEGRGVGAVEPPLTTYNLHALVREFGRGKLGTELAEQGDSLRRGVAAALVAVAKTVPPTVTLQVLERVQGAVPHLEVVAQELTDWVVEDEVITPMTRLAWLAQGQNRWSEAERWYGQCLDLTETRFGLSHPDTATSLNNLAELYRSMGRYEEALPLLERSLAIDKGVYGENHPEIATDLNNLALLYYSMGRYEEALPLYGRSLAIREQELGANHPHTATSLNNLAELYRAMGRYEEALPLYGRSLAIWEQELGANHPDTATSLNNLAGLYESMGRYEEALPLYQRSLAIREQELGANHPDTAQGLNNLALLYYSMGRYEEALPLFQRSLAICEQELGTNHPHTASSLNNLAGLYYSMGRYGEALPLFQRSLAIREQELGVNHPDTATSLNDLAGLYQSMGRYQEALPLYGRSLAIYEQALGANHPATATSLNNLAGLYESIGRYEEALPLYQRSLAIMEQELGANHPSTAIGLGNLANIYGEQGRFSEAETHLYQALTIFVQAVGQEHPYTTETLNRLGRLVQRALQANQTAQLSDHPLTQHLLQALRDSLNP; this is translated from the coding sequence ATGGCCGATCGAGGGACTGACGGGGAAAATCTACGGTTACTCCAGGAGCAGCTTGCTGGCAAGGAAAAGGCGTTAATTTTGGCTCCCCCGGAGGACAAGGTGCGCATCGGTCAGCAAATCTCGGAGTTACGGCAGGAGATTGCGGACTTTAAGGCGAGGGTCCTAGGGGAGGGCGAGGGCCGATCGCAGGAACCAGGGACGGCGGGAGCGGTGCAATCGGTTTTGGGGGGCCAGGGGGTTCAGGTGAACCAGCCCAAGGCACCCGTAATCCTAGGGGATCAAAATACGGTCAATATCCACTACCACGGGATCGAGGCACCGCAGAATTTGCAGGCGGGGGCACCGTTCCGGGTCAGCGGGGGGGGCGGGGGTCTGTTTGTGGGGCGGGGGGAGGAGTTGGCGCGGCTGCGGCAGTTGCTGGGACAGCCGGGACTGGTGGCGATCGCGGCGGCGGCAGGACTGGGGGGCGTGGGCAAGACGGCGTTGGCGCGGCAGTATGTGGGGCGCTACCGGGCAGACTATCCGGCGGGGATTTGGTGGCTGGCACCGGGCGATCGGGTGGGGAGTTTGGTGATTGAGGCGGAAATTTTGGGCTGGGGGGCACCGCCGGACAACTTGCAGACGGATCAGCAGCGGGCGCAGTGGGTTTATCAACAGTGGCTGGAGCGGTTCCCGGAGGGTTCCCGGCTTGTGGTTTGGGATGATGGGCAAAAATTCAAGGATATTCGGCCTTTTCTACCGAGTGATCCCCGCTTTCAGGTGCTGCTGACCACTCGCAGCAAGTGGGGCGATCCGGTGCGGCGCTTGGATTTGGATACCTTGCCCCGTAGTGATGCGTTTCGGCTATTGCGGACGCTGATGGGGGACGATGATCGCCTACGGCAGGAACTACCCGCCGCCAAAGCCCTCTGTGCATGGCTGGGTTATCTACCGTTGGCGCTGGAGTTGATGGGGCGCTATCTGGCGGTGCGGCCTGGGGTGACGTTGGCGAAGACCTTGGAGCGGTTGGAGCAGCAGCGGCTGGCGGCGCGGGCATTGTCCAATGTACCGGAGGAAATGGAGTATCAAGATACGGTGCAGGCGGCGTTTGAGTTGAGTTGGCAAACCTTGACCGAGCCGGAGCGGGAGTTGCTGGGGGCGCTGTCGTTGTTTGCCTTGGCTCCGATTCCGATGGATCTCATCCGGGGGGCGTTGGCGGATTGGGATGAGGAGGATTTGGAGGATGGTTTGGCGGGGTTGGTGGGGCGATCGTTGGTGTCGGTGCAAACGGGAAGCCGCGAGACTCCCCAAGAGGGCGGGCACGGGGCACAAGAGGGCGGGCACGGGGCACAAGAGGGCGGGCACGGGGGCACCGCCCCTACCGAAGGGCGGGGGGTGGGCGCAGTCGAACCCCCATTGACGACCTACAACCTCCATGCCTTGGTGCGGGAGTTTGGGCGGGGGAAGCTGGGGACGGAACTGGCGGAACAGGGGGACTCTCTGCGGCGGGGGGTGGCGGCGGCCCTGGTGGCGGTGGCGAAAACTGTACCCCCAACCGTGACCTTGCAGGTTTTGGAGCGGGTGCAGGGAGCCGTGCCCCATTTGGAAGTGGTGGCCCAGGAATTGACGGATTGGGTTGTTGAGGATGAAGTTATTACACCGATGACTCGCCTTGCTTGGCTTGCACAGGGTCAAAATCGCTGGTCTGAAGCAGAACGGTGGTATGGCCAATGCCTTGACCTCACGGAAACCCGTTTTGGCCTCTCCCATCCCGACACCGCCACCAGTTTGAACAATTTGGCGGAATTGTATCGATCCATGGGCCGCTACGAGGAGGCGTTACCCCTGTTGGAGCGATCGTTGGCAATTGATAAGGGGGTCTATGGTGAGAATCATCCCGAAATTGCCACCGATTTGAACAATTTGGCGCTCTTGTACTATTCCATGGGCCGCTACGAGGAGGCGTTACCCCTGTACGGGCGATCGTTGGCGATACGGGAGCAGGAATTGGGGGCAAACCATCCCCACACCGCCACCAGTTTGAACAATTTGGCGGAATTGTATCGAGCCATGGGCCGCTACGAGGAGGCGTTACCCCTGTACGGGCGATCGTTGGCGATTTGGGAGCAGGAATTGGGGGCAAACCATCCCGACACCGCCACCAGTTTGAACAATTTGGCGGGATTGTACGAGTCCATGGGCCGCTACGAGGAGGCGTTACCCCTGTATCAGAGATCGTTGGCGATACGGGAGCAGGAATTGGGAGCAAACCATCCCGACACCGCCCAAGGTTTGAACAATTTGGCGCTCTTGTACTATTCCATGGGCCGCTACGAGGAGGCGTTACCCCTGTTTCAGCGATCGTTGGCGATTTGTGAGCAGGAATTGGGGACAAACCATCCCCACACCGCCTCCAGTTTGAACAATTTGGCGGGATTGTACTATTCCATGGGCCGCTACGGGGAGGCGTTACCCCTGTTTCAGCGATCGTTGGCGATACGGGAGCAGGAATTGGGGGTAAACCATCCCGACACCGCCACCAGTTTGAACGATTTGGCGGGATTGTACCAGTCCATGGGCCGCTACCAGGAGGCGTTACCCCTGTACGGGCGATCGTTGGCGATTTATGAGCAGGCATTGGGGGCAAACCATCCCGCCACCGCCACCAGTTTGAACAATTTGGCGGGATTGTACGAGTCCATAGGCCGCTACGAGGAGGCGTTACCCCTGTATCAGCGATCGTTGGCGATTATGGAGCAGGAATTGGGGGCAAACCATCCCTCCACCGCCATTGGTTTAGGCAACCTTGCTAACATTTATGGGGAACAGGGGCGGTTTTCTGAAGCAGAAACCCATTTGTATCAAGCCTTAACAATTTTTGTGCAAGCTGTTGGCCAAGAACATCCCTACACTACCGAAACCCTCAACCGTTTGGGCCGCTTAGTCCAACGCGCTCTCCAAGCCAACCAAACCGCCCAACTCTCCGATCATCCCCTCACCCAACACCTCCTCCAAGCCCTCCGGGACTCCCTCAACCCGTGA
- the gatC gene encoding Asp-tRNA(Asn)/Glu-tRNA(Gln) amidotransferase subunit GatC, producing MSLDRAQVQKVAHLARLALTATEEEQFTPQINSILDYFEQLSELDTENVPPTTRAIDVSNVVRADTQATYAHREEILDCAPDRDGEFFRVPKILNDD from the coding sequence ATGAGCCTCGATCGCGCCCAGGTCCAAAAAGTGGCCCACTTGGCCCGCCTAGCCCTGACTGCCACCGAAGAGGAGCAGTTTACGCCCCAGATCAACAGCATTCTCGATTACTTCGAGCAACTGAGCGAACTGGACACCGAGAACGTGCCCCCCACCACCCGCGCCATTGATGTGAGCAATGTGGTGCGGGCCGATACCCAGGCCACCTATGCCCACCGGGAGGAAATTTTGGACTGTGCCCCCGATCGGGATGGGGAGTTTTTCCGGGTTCCCAAGATTCTCAATGATGACTAA
- a CDS encoding photosystem I assembly protein Ycf3, with the protein MPRSQRNDNFVDKTFTVMADIILKILPTNKQAKEAFAYYRDGMSAQGDGEYAEALQNYEEALKLEPDPNDRSFILYNIGLIHTSNGDHDRAIDYYLQAVEQNPQMPQAFNNLAVIHHYRAEQLKDEEKQLRNQVDYDQGDGSEPTELMLSKAEALDTQAEELYTLAAEYWVRAIQLAPNNYIEAQNWLKTSGRSKIDVYF; encoded by the coding sequence ATGCCACGATCGCAGCGCAACGATAATTTTGTTGATAAGACCTTTACGGTGATGGCGGATATCATCCTCAAGATTCTGCCCACCAACAAGCAGGCTAAGGAAGCCTTTGCCTATTACCGCGATGGGATGTCGGCCCAGGGGGATGGGGAATATGCAGAGGCGCTGCAAAACTATGAGGAAGCCTTGAAGTTGGAGCCGGATCCCAACGATCGCAGCTTCATTCTCTACAATATTGGGTTAATCCACACCAGCAATGGGGATCACGATCGGGCCATCGATTACTACCTGCAAGCGGTGGAGCAAAATCCCCAAATGCCCCAGGCTTTCAATAATTTGGCGGTGATTCACCACTATCGCGCTGAACAACTGAAGGATGAGGAAAAGCAACTGCGGAACCAGGTGGACTATGACCAGGGGGACGGTTCGGAGCCAACGGAGTTGATGCTGAGCAAGGCGGAAGCCTTGGACACCCAGGCGGAGGAACTGTACACCCTGGCGGCGGAGTATTGGGTGCGGGCGATTCAGTTGGCCCCCAATAATTACATCGAAGCCCAAAACTGGCTGAAAACTTCGGGCCGATCGAAAATCGACGTGTATTTCTAG
- the map gene encoding type I methionyl aminopeptidase yields MNIFGNLLAQPTAPAGPRITKQPKGVEVKSKREITIMREASRIVATVLKEISEMVEPGQTTWDLDVYAEKRIREMGATPSFKGYHGFPCSICASINNEVVHGIPNRKKTIRSGDVVKIDTGAYYNGFHGDSCITVGVGEVKPEAVKLIEVAEECLYKGIAQVKAGNCLLDIAGAIQDHAESNGFAIVEDYTGHGVGRNLHEEPSVFNFRTRQMPNVRLRAGMTLAIEPIINMGSKKTRVLRDKWTVVTVDRALSAQFEHTVLVTDEGYEILTDRTKV; encoded by the coding sequence ATGAATATCTTTGGCAATCTCCTAGCCCAGCCCACCGCTCCCGCTGGCCCCCGCATCACCAAACAGCCCAAGGGCGTTGAAGTTAAGTCCAAGCGTGAGATCACCATTATGCGGGAAGCCTCTCGCATCGTCGCGACGGTGCTCAAGGAGATCTCCGAGATGGTGGAGCCGGGGCAAACCACCTGGGATTTAGATGTCTATGCGGAAAAGCGCATTCGGGAGATGGGAGCCACCCCCAGTTTCAAGGGGTACCACGGCTTCCCCTGCTCCATTTGTGCCTCCATCAATAATGAAGTGGTGCACGGCATTCCCAACCGTAAAAAGACGATTCGATCGGGGGATGTGGTCAAAATTGACACCGGAGCCTACTACAACGGCTTCCATGGGGACTCCTGCATCACCGTTGGGGTGGGGGAGGTGAAGCCAGAAGCCGTCAAACTCATCGAAGTGGCGGAAGAGTGCCTCTATAAGGGAATTGCCCAGGTTAAGGCGGGAAATTGCCTGCTGGACATTGCCGGAGCTATCCAGGATCATGCTGAAAGCAATGGATTTGCCATTGTGGAAGACTACACCGGCCATGGGGTGGGGCGTAATCTCCATGAAGAGCCGTCGGTGTTCAACTTCCGCACGCGCCAAATGCCCAATGTGCGACTGCGGGCAGGCATGACCCTGGCCATTGAACCGATTATCAACATGGGTTCTAAGAAAACGCGGGTTTTGCGGGATAAGTGGACGGTGGTGACCGTCGATCGCGCCCTCTCAGCCCAGTTTGAGCATACGGTGTTGGTGACGGACGAGGGCTACGAGATTCTGACGGATCGCACTAAAGTTTAG
- the rlmN gene encoding 23S rRNA (adenine(2503)-C(2))-methyltransferase RlmN, whose product MSSPLLGQSLSQLTQWVEQQGQPAYRGQQIYQWIYQRGARSLGEITVLPQQWRSTLDSVAIGRSSLHHRSQATDQTVKYLLRLQDGQIIETVGIPTAKRLTVCVSSQVGCPMGCLFCATGQGGLQRNLECHEIVDQVLTVQEDFGQRVSNVVFMGMGEPLLNRDAVLEAIRVLNQEVGIGQRSITLSTVGIPGQIRRLGETGQVGDRPLQFTLAVSLHASNQSVRHSLIPSAQAYPLEALLEECRDYVRLTHRRVTFEYILLARVNDRPEHAQELAQCLRGFQSHVNLIPYNPISEADYQRPDRHRIEAFSQILQKHRIAVSVRYSRGLDADAACGQLRATVAGAGA is encoded by the coding sequence ATGTCCTCTCCCCTCCTCGGCCAATCCCTGTCCCAACTGACCCAATGGGTGGAACAGCAGGGGCAACCCGCCTACCGTGGCCAACAGATTTACCAGTGGATCTACCAGCGGGGGGCGCGGAGCCTGGGGGAGATCACTGTATTGCCCCAGCAGTGGCGATCGACCTTGGACAGCGTCGCCATTGGCCGCTCCAGTTTGCACCATCGATCCCAGGCCACGGATCAAACGGTGAAGTATTTGCTACGGCTCCAGGATGGTCAAATTATCGAGACCGTGGGCATTCCCACCGCTAAACGGCTGACGGTGTGTGTGTCGTCCCAGGTGGGTTGTCCCATGGGGTGCCTCTTCTGTGCCACGGGCCAGGGGGGCTTGCAGCGCAACCTGGAGTGCCATGAAATTGTCGATCAAGTGCTGACGGTGCAGGAAGACTTTGGGCAACGGGTCAGCAATGTGGTGTTTATGGGCATGGGGGAACCGCTGCTGAACCGGGATGCGGTGTTGGAGGCGATCCGGGTTTTGAACCAGGAAGTGGGCATTGGTCAGCGATCGATCACCCTTTCCACGGTGGGTATTCCGGGGCAAATTCGCCGCTTGGGGGAAACGGGGCAGGTGGGCGATCGTCCCTTGCAGTTCACCCTGGCGGTGAGTCTCCATGCTTCCAATCAGTCGGTGCGCCATAGCCTGATTCCCAGTGCCCAAGCCTATCCCCTGGAAGCACTGCTGGAGGAGTGCCGGGATTATGTGCGGTTAACCCATCGGCGGGTGACCTTTGAGTATATTTTGTTGGCTCGGGTCAACGATCGCCCGGAACATGCCCAGGAACTAGCCCAGTGTCTGCGGGGGTTCCAGAGCCACGTTAATTTAATTCCCTATAACCCCATTTCCGAGGCGGACTATCAACGGCCCGATCGCCACCGCATTGAAGCCTTCAGCCAAATTTTGCAAAAACACCGCATTGCCGTCAGTGTGCGCTATTCCCGTGGCCTTGATGCGGATGCGGCCTGTGGTCAGTTGCGGGCAACGGTGGCCGGGGCTGGAGCCTGA